Proteins co-encoded in one Armatimonadota bacterium genomic window:
- a CDS encoding syringomycin biosynthesis enzyme yields MSSLLPTEADVQFYRENGYWIAPKILSDEELELLREHHAKVIAGEYGTQRPPWSRNIEPGQPLDRIVKIDNSYWADAVIARYILHPLIGQMAARLTGARGIRLWHDQLLYKPPDTGARGNVGWHQDYHYWQCTDPPELLTAWLALDDVTEENGCMQVVPGSHRWGLLPEGNFFEQDLETLQRRIEEVSGQPWRTAKCEMPAGALSFHHCLTIHGSGPNLSQRPRRSWAIHLMPDGTLYRAGTWSDRHMNVFLLGGKEGDPFAGPYFPLLYREGENANAYQVSAFAETVSPAR; encoded by the coding sequence ATGTCTTCCTTGCTCCCGACGGAAGCGGATGTGCAGTTTTACCGGGAAAACGGCTATTGGATTGCGCCAAAGATTCTGTCCGACGAGGAATTGGAACTGCTTCGCGAACACCATGCGAAGGTTATCGCGGGCGAGTACGGCACACAACGTCCCCCATGGAGCCGCAATATCGAACCCGGACAACCGTTAGACCGGATTGTCAAGATCGACAACAGCTACTGGGCGGACGCAGTAATCGCACGGTATATCCTTCATCCTCTGATTGGGCAGATGGCGGCTCGCCTCACCGGTGCCAGGGGCATCCGCCTCTGGCATGACCAGCTGCTCTACAAACCGCCAGATACCGGTGCACGGGGCAACGTCGGCTGGCATCAGGACTACCATTACTGGCAATGTACCGACCCGCCCGAGCTGCTCACCGCGTGGCTGGCACTCGATGATGTCACCGAAGAGAACGGTTGTATGCAGGTGGTGCCGGGTAGCCATCGGTGGGGCTTGCTGCCAGAGGGGAACTTTTTCGAGCAGGACCTGGAGACACTCCAGCGACGTATCGAGGAGGTTTCCGGTCAACCCTGGCGCACCGCGAAGTGCGAAATGCCTGCAGGCGCACTCAGCTTCCACCATTGCCTGACCATCCATGGCAGCGGTCCGAACCTGAGTCAGCGTCCACGCCGCTCGTGGGCGATTCACCTGATGCCCGACGGCACGCTCTATCGTGCAGGCACGTGGAGCGACCGCCACATGAACGTCTTCCTTCTGGGCGGCAAGGAGGGCGACCCGTTCGCGGGCCCCTATTTCCCGCTGCTATACCGCGAAGGGGAGAATGCCAACGCCTATCAGGTGAGCGCCTTCGCTGAGACAGTATCGCCAGCGCGCTAA
- a CDS encoding MATE family efflux transporter, producing the protein MPDSTPNRTETLEQSTSPDIEAARAMLPSALREDRASSWRDIARDVWDISIPAVTTNLLQTTNAFLDRMFVGRLGRDALAAVGVAGQGMFLLMAVSFIVGTGTTALIARFIGGRALDDARQVLRQSLTLGAIMGVACMVVGYLLAKPAFHLMGMEPSAERATVNFFSIALLGTVPLFTGQALGATFRGMGDMRTPLKVMVLVNVVHILLDFVLIFGVGPFPRMGLAGAATALTVSQWYGFAMFWFALRKHPVMGEAVRFQRLEMAWARRIVNIGAPASLQALLRITSMLGYTRVLSATPEGTAALAALPIGMTAESIAFMPGLGYSMAATTLVGQSLGAKRPDVASRYAWMATAQACAIMTIMGIVFYMLAYPFARWFTRDALVIEVAADYLRINAYSEPFLALAMVLSGAFQGAGDTRTPTWITFVTMWLFRLPLAYLLALTLGYGTHGAWWAMAASMMVSGVLTALFFQRGGWKKVKV; encoded by the coding sequence ATGCCAGATTCTACGCCAAACCGTACGGAAACTCTGGAACAATCTACCTCGCCGGACATTGAAGCGGCGCGAGCGATGTTACCCTCTGCCCTGCGCGAGGATCGAGCCTCATCATGGCGAGATATTGCCCGCGATGTGTGGGACATCAGTATCCCGGCAGTGACCACCAACCTGTTGCAGACCACCAACGCCTTTCTGGATCGCATGTTTGTCGGGCGGTTAGGTCGGGACGCGCTGGCGGCAGTAGGTGTGGCAGGGCAGGGCATGTTCTTGCTGATGGCAGTCTCGTTCATCGTGGGAACGGGCACAACTGCGCTCATTGCCCGATTCATCGGCGGACGGGCTCTAGATGACGCACGTCAGGTGCTACGGCAATCGCTCACTCTAGGCGCCATCATGGGTGTGGCGTGCATGGTGGTCGGCTACTTGCTGGCGAAGCCTGCTTTCCACCTGATGGGCATGGAGCCTTCCGCCGAGCGTGCCACCGTGAACTTCTTCTCTATCGCGTTGCTGGGAACCGTGCCTCTGTTCACCGGGCAGGCGCTGGGAGCTACCTTTCGTGGTATGGGTGATATGCGCACGCCGCTGAAGGTGATGGTCTTGGTGAACGTAGTGCATATCTTGCTGGACTTCGTGCTGATTTTTGGTGTCGGACCCTTTCCACGCATGGGGTTAGCAGGCGCAGCCACCGCGCTCACCGTCTCGCAGTGGTATGGATTTGCGATGTTCTGGTTTGCGCTGCGCAAGCACCCGGTGATGGGAGAGGCGGTACGCTTCCAGCGACTGGAGATGGCATGGGCGAGGCGCATCGTGAACATTGGTGCTCCCGCCTCGTTGCAGGCACTGTTGCGCATCACCAGTATGCTGGGCTACACACGTGTTCTCTCAGCAACTCCGGAGGGAACCGCTGCCCTTGCCGCTTTACCCATTGGGATGACCGCCGAATCCATTGCTTTCATGCCCGGCTTAGGATACAGCATGGCAGCGACGACGCTAGTGGGTCAAAGTTTGGGGGCGAAACGCCCGGACGTCGCCTCGCGATACGCATGGATGGCGACAGCACAAGCCTGCGCGATTATGACTATCATGGGCATCGTGTTCTACATGCTCGCCTATCCTTTTGCTCGCTGGTTCACGCGGGATGCGCTGGTGATAGAGGTGGCTGCAGACTACCTGCGGATTAACGCCTATAGCGAGCCATTTCTGGCTCTGGCGATGGTATTATCGGGGGCGTTTCAGGGAGCAGGGGATACCCGCACGCCCACATGGATTACCTTTGTCACCATGTGGCTATTTCGGTTACCACTCGCCTATCTGCTGGCATTGACGCTGGGCTACGGTACACACGGCGCGTGGTGGGCGATGGCGGCGTCGATGATGGTTTCAGGCGTGCTGACCGCTCTGTTCTTCCAGCGCGGCGGGTGGAAAAAGGTAAAGGTCTGA
- a CDS encoding angiotensin-converting enzyme, translating to MQERLEQFLQKHVEEVRPLAREAALAWWEANVTGSDEAFERGAALQAQLMKIYAREDDYRLLQSIPNDSISDPLLRRQHKLLLDEYRGHQMSEKTIDEIVQREKEIEKEYNTYRALFRGERVSDNTLRDVLQKSDDSEERREAWEASKQIGERVADAVRELVHIRNREARRLGFRDYYAMQLELQELDENRLFALLEELHQLSNEPFRRYKERLDARLAQRFGVAIEDLRPWHVTDPFFQSPPPGEVDLNPLFEGKDIEAIARAFYNAVGLPVEPILERSDLYEKEGKSQHAFCIDIDREGDVRILCNLRPSERWMGTMLHELGHAVYDYSIDRSLPYLLRTPAHTLSTEAIAMLFGRMHRNAEWLQRYVGIPEEQAQQVARPAIEEMQAQLIVFTRWVLVMTHFERAMYADPDSDLNNLWWQLVEKYQWLRKPEGRNAPDWAAKIHIALAPVYYQNYILGEMEASQLVHVLRTKVLAGEPEDALVSSPKVGTFLKQKVFSTGASLPWEEALEYATGERLNPAYFVRQMEAEEPI from the coding sequence ATGCAAGAGCGTTTGGAGCAGTTTTTGCAAAAGCACGTGGAGGAGGTTCGCCCGCTTGCCAGAGAGGCTGCGCTAGCGTGGTGGGAGGCGAACGTGACGGGTAGCGACGAGGCTTTCGAGCGCGGCGCAGCCCTGCAGGCGCAGTTGATGAAGATATATGCCCGCGAGGACGATTACCGCCTTCTGCAGAGCATCCCCAACGACAGCATCTCCGACCCGCTGCTGCGCCGTCAGCATAAACTGTTGCTGGACGAGTACCGCGGGCACCAGATGTCGGAGAAGACCATTGACGAGATTGTGCAGCGCGAGAAGGAGATAGAGAAGGAGTACAACACCTATCGCGCACTCTTCCGCGGCGAGCGCGTGAGCGACAATACCCTGCGCGATGTATTGCAGAAGAGCGATGACAGCGAGGAACGGCGCGAGGCGTGGGAAGCCAGCAAGCAGATCGGCGAGCGCGTGGCGGACGCGGTGCGTGAACTGGTGCACATCCGCAACCGTGAGGCAAGGCGACTGGGCTTCCGCGATTACTACGCTATGCAACTGGAGCTGCAGGAGCTGGATGAAAACCGCCTGTTTGCCCTGCTGGAGGAGCTGCATCAGCTCAGCAATGAACCATTCCGCCGCTACAAAGAGAGGCTGGATGCCCGCCTGGCGCAGCGGTTCGGTGTGGCGATAGAAGACCTGCGCCCCTGGCACGTCACCGACCCCTTCTTCCAGAGCCCGCCTCCGGGCGAGGTAGACCTGAACCCGCTGTTTGAGGGCAAAGACATTGAGGCGATTGCGCGCGCCTTCTACAACGCCGTCGGCCTGCCGGTGGAGCCGATACTGGAGCGCAGCGACCTGTACGAAAAGGAGGGCAAGAGCCAGCACGCTTTCTGCATCGACATCGACCGCGAGGGCGATGTGCGCATCTTGTGCAACCTGCGCCCCAGCGAGCGATGGATGGGCACCATGTTGCACGAATTGGGGCACGCAGTGTACGACTACTCTATCGACCGCTCCCTGCCCTACCTGCTGCGCACGCCCGCGCACACGCTCAGCACCGAAGCCATCGCCATGCTGTTCGGCAGGATGCACCGCAATGCCGAGTGGCTCCAGCGCTACGTGGGCATCCCCGAGGAGCAGGCGCAGCAGGTGGCGCGTCCCGCCATCGAGGAGATGCAGGCGCAGCTCATCGTCTTCACACGCTGGGTGCTGGTGATGACGCACTTCGAACGTGCTATGTACGCCGACCCCGATAGCGACCTGAACAACCTCTGGTGGCAGCTGGTAGAGAAATACCAGTGGCTACGCAAGCCCGAAGGGCGCAACGCTCCCGACTGGGCAGCGAAGATACACATTGCGCTCGCCCCGGTGTACTACCAGAACTACATTCTGGGCGAGATGGAGGCGTCGCAGCTGGTGCATGTGCTGCGTACGAAGGTGCTCGCTGGCGAACCTGAAGACGCACTGGTTTCCAGCCCCAAGGTGGGCACATTCCTGAAGCAGAAGGTGTTCTCCACGGGCGCGTCGCTGCCCTGGGAGGAGGCGCTGGAGTACGCCACCGGCGAGCGGCTGAACCCGGCGTACTTCGTGAGGCAGATGGAAGCCGAAGAGCCAATATAG
- the purA gene encoding adenylosuccinate synthetase: MPAVVVVGAQWGDEAKGKVVDCLAQDADMVVRYGGGSNAGHTVRFDGHEFKLHLVPSGIFRPQVQNIIASGVVVDPQVLVEEIRSLQAEGVAVDNLRISASAHVVMPYHRLLDALEEKQRGAAQIGTTCRGIGPAYADKAARKGIRMADLRQPERFATVLRRALEEKSRLLERVYDTPCPTFEDIWREYEEYVQVLRPLITDTDPLVYTAVQKGQRVVFEGAQGTLLDLDHGTYPYVTSSHPVAGGACVGTGIGPTHIDAVIGVAKAYTTRVGAGAFPTEQPNETGNYLRERGREYGTTTGRPRRCGWLDTVVLRYAAQVNGLTAFAMTLLDVLSGLETVQVCRAYRLPDGQVTEQLPSDSAVLERCEPVYEQMPGWKEEIADVRSWEELPEGARRYVQRVEELAGVPVAMVSVGPLREQTFWRHGVTAEAPVRTLQRLAHRQ; encoded by the coding sequence ATGCCAGCAGTGGTTGTGGTCGGTGCTCAATGGGGCGACGAAGCGAAAGGGAAAGTGGTGGACTGCCTGGCGCAGGACGCCGATATGGTGGTGCGCTATGGCGGCGGCAGCAACGCCGGTCATACGGTCCGCTTCGATGGGCATGAATTCAAGCTGCATCTGGTGCCTTCCGGCATTTTCCGCCCGCAGGTTCAGAACATCATCGCCAGTGGGGTAGTGGTAGACCCGCAGGTGCTGGTGGAGGAAATCCGCTCGCTGCAGGCGGAAGGGGTGGCAGTAGATAACCTGCGCATCAGCGCCAGCGCACATGTGGTCATGCCCTACCACCGGCTTCTGGATGCTCTGGAGGAGAAACAGCGGGGTGCGGCGCAAATCGGAACTACCTGCAGAGGCATCGGTCCGGCATACGCCGATAAGGCGGCGCGAAAGGGGATTCGCATGGCGGACCTGCGTCAGCCCGAGCGATTTGCCACAGTACTGCGCCGAGCGCTGGAGGAGAAAAGCCGCTTGCTCGAACGAGTGTATGACACCCCATGTCCCACCTTCGAAGACATCTGGCGCGAATATGAAGAGTACGTGCAGGTGCTTCGCCCGCTTATTACCGATACCGACCCGCTGGTGTATACAGCGGTTCAAAAGGGGCAGCGGGTGGTCTTCGAGGGAGCGCAGGGCACACTGCTGGATCTGGATCATGGGACGTATCCCTATGTGACCTCTTCGCACCCTGTCGCGGGAGGGGCATGTGTGGGCACTGGCATCGGTCCCACACACATCGACGCTGTGATTGGGGTCGCCAAAGCGTACACTACTCGTGTCGGCGCGGGAGCGTTTCCGACCGAACAGCCTAATGAGACCGGCAACTATCTCCGCGAGCGGGGAAGAGAGTACGGCACCACCACGGGGAGACCGCGCCGTTGCGGATGGCTGGATACGGTGGTGTTGCGCTACGCCGCGCAGGTGAACGGGCTGACCGCTTTTGCCATGACCCTGCTGGATGTGTTGAGCGGACTGGAAACCGTGCAGGTCTGTCGAGCCTACCGTTTGCCGGATGGACAGGTCACCGAACAGCTCCCCTCAGATAGCGCTGTGCTGGAGCGATGTGAGCCGGTATACGAGCAGATGCCCGGCTGGAAAGAGGAAATCGCCGATGTGAGAAGCTGGGAAGAACTGCCTGAAGGCGCACGCCGATATGTACAGAGAGTGGAAGAGCTCGCGGGCGTTCCGGTAGCCATGGTGTCCGTGGGACCTCTGCGCGAACAAACCTTCTGGCGGCATGGGGTCACTGCCGAGGCTCCCGTCCGGACATTACAAAGGCTTGCACACCGCCAGTAG